The Chionomys nivalis chromosome 6, mChiNiv1.1, whole genome shotgun sequence sequence TGTGGGATGCATTTTCTTCCACGTTTGAGTGAGGCCGGCCTCACCTGCAGCCCAGTGGTCAGCCCCCACGGAGGTGGCTCCTCCTCATTTCGCACCATGCGGGTTAGGCTTCCCTATTCCTGTCAGAGCAGGGGAGTCAGATGAGCACTTCATCGCAATCCACGGACCTCTGTGAGTGCAGGGGCTTAGGGTGTTTTGTGCCAATGGGGGAGCCCTAGTTCTGGCTGCATATGTAACCATCCTGCTATGTGACTTTGTAGTGGGCACCAAGAGAGAGCACTGGACATTGGGGCTAGGCAGGGGCACAAGCGGGGTCAGCATGCTTCCAAGGAGTCCAGGCAGAGTTTAGCCAGACACACAAGCCCATCTCTGAGGTATAACCTGGGTCAAAACCCACCTTGACCTTGACCTGTCAGAAGGACAGGCTGGCCTGAGTTAGTTTCGTGAGCCCGGAGGTCTAGAGGAGCAGTTCACTCGTGTGAACTGCTGTAATCTGGTGACATCCCTTGTCATCCAGAGCTTGGTACTTGGAACATGAGTCCACAGGGTCTCTGTGAACAGGAGCCCCCAGGGAACGGGTAGATGTTTGATGCAGGGTAGGGATATTGTGGTCCACAGAACAGCCTTCCTCTGGTGCTCCCTTGGAGTAGGTTCGCTTTTGCAGAGGGTCTGCCTCTGAGGTTGTCTGGGTCAGGGTTGTGCCAGTGTCACCCCAGCGGAGTTTTCGGGGGATGTGCATTCGTTTCTCCTAAGAGCTGTTTCCCTGGTGTCTGCTCCCTTGAGTGATGGGGAGGCCTTGGTCCCTAGCTGCCAGCTTGTATGTCAGTTTCTGTGTGTACATAACTCTGAAGGACATGGGGTCTTTTTGTCCCGAGTCTCTACGATTGTGTGAGTCCTGGGATACAGCTGAGTGGTCAGCTTGCCTTTTGAATtagcctttttctttctcattctgtccTCCTCTGGGTATATGTTGCCACGTGTTTGCCTGTGGCCCTGGTCTTGGGCTTCACCTTATGCCTTTGCCTCTGCCACTCCCCCAACCCACAAGTGTAAGGCGCCCCAATCCTTGCTCAGGGAATATTTCCCAGCTTTTGGCATTTGGCTGTGGAGGATTTGAAAGAGGGAGAAAGTCAGTCTCAGTGACTCCTTCAAGGGCAGACACTTAGAACCTACCACTATGCCCATTTCTCCCCTGCAGCAAGCGACCGGGACTCTCCGGAGGCCTGCGAGGAGATGGGTCGCGCAGAGACTTCCTGGCCGCGGTGTCCCGGGCCGGGAGCCTTGCCGCGGGAGGCGACGACACAGGGCCCAGCTGCCGGCGGGGAGGAGGCGGCGGAGCTGGCAGAGGCCCCGGCGGCAGCGGCTGCTGCGGCAGGGGAGGCGCGCGGTGGCCGCAAGAAGAAGACGCGCACGGTTTTCTCGCGCAGTCAGGTCTTCCAACTCGAGTCTACCTTCGACCTGAAGCGCTACCTGAGCAGCGCGGAGCGGGCAGGCCTCGCTGCCTCGCTACAGCTCACCGAGACGCAGGTCAAGATCTGGTTCCAGAACCGTCGCAACAAGTGGAAGCGGCAGCTGGCGGCGGAGCTGGAGGCGGCCAGCCTGTCCCCTCCGAGCGCGCAGCGTCTGGTCCGCGTGCCGGTGCTCTATCACGAGAGTCCCCCGGCCGCCGCGGGACCCGCACTACCCTTCCCGCTGGCACCGCCCGCACCcgctccgccgccgccgctgctcgGTTTCTCGGGCGCACTGGCTTACCCGCTGGCCGCCTTCCCCGCTGCTGCCTCGGTGCCCTTCCTGCGCGCGCAGATGCCGGGGCTGGTGTGAGCCCGCGCCCTCAGTGCAGGCGCACCTCGCAGTACCTTGGGCTGCCATCTCTGTGGGCAGCCGCTTCAGAGTGTACCAGACGGCGGCAGCGGGAGACTCGCAGCCAGCTTCAGGGCTGGAGTCCGGCTCAGAGGCAAGCGGCAATGCGACAGTTCTCGCCGGCACTGAGTGCTGAGCAGATGCGGGCAAACGGACACTTGGAACGGGCTGGCCAACGAACCGCATGGTGACTGTCCCCGAGGCACCCTGCCCCTAAATAAAAATGGCCCCTTCTCGGGACCTCACAGGAACTTAGCAGGGTCCTCTTCGAGGGGACAGCGCAGAGAGCCGCGGGCCTTGGGACATCTCATCTTGGGCCTCTCTTCCGAAGAGGGCTTTTCTGGGCGGCTTTGGTTCTCTTGGTTTGgcgaagacttttttttttctgtgatgactTTACTTCTTTGCATATGGAATAAAAAGGGACGTTTTCTTGATGGACTCGCTGCTATGTGATCGCTGGGCAGAGACTCTTCTGGTAGCAGGCCTGAGTGAGTGGGAAGGCTGTCCTGGGGTAGGTGGGTGGGGCAGGCTGGAGCCACACTCCGGGTCTAAGGTCCTCAATTTTACTCTCCTTCTGACTGGGAGGCCCGCTGGACATCCGTGGAAGGCCTAAAGGTCCAAGAGTAGCGATGTAATGATGGCAGTGTGCTCTAGAGTTCTGGGGACTGAAACCAAAAGGCACAGGCAGATGAAGGTAGGACTCTCTCTGACTACCGATTAGTAACCAGCTCTCATGAGGCTGTGTCCACTGCCCTTACCCGCTCTTGGCGGTAGACAGCAGGTTCTGTATAGAAATTCTTTGAACCAAAACAAAGTTCTGGTTCTTCCAGCAAGGCGCTGAGGtgctttctcctgcctcctctggtCCATCTATATCCTTGGGCAGTCTAGACCACCAGGGCTGTCTTCATTGTCCCCAAGCTGACTGCCCCTACCTACAGGTGGGCCCTGCTGTGTGAAGAGGGGTACTTTTGAGCCTAACTGGGAGAGGGCTTTCCAAGTTTGAAGGGGTCACTTCACTCTCAGTTTTAGTAGGGGACCCTGGACCTGTCTCCATCCCTGCTTCACCTGAAAGTAGACATCCCACAGTTGAGATGAGTAGCCTGGGGTGACCTTGGTGGCGCCAGACAGCCTAGGAAAAGGCGTCATGGGCCTGGGGGAGTtgctccttgtgtgtgtgtgtgtgtgtgtgtgtgtgtgtgtgtgctctcatgTTTTCTCACTCCCACCCAAGTCCAAAGAGCTGGTTTCCATTATTGAGACCCAGTGGTAGTGCTCCATGGAGCAACTcattctttccctcctctgctgTGCTCAGTTCGCATGCCCTGAGGATATGACCAGCAGTCCCATCTCTAGGCCAGTCTTCCCCATCAgttggtccttcagggttctgagcttgggctctctctctctgcccctgggTACCCCGAACTGCTTTGCCATGAGCAAAGCCAGCTTTGTCTGGGAGAGACTGTAATATGCTTCAATGAACCTGGAGTTTTCAAAGGCTTTGGACCATGGTCAAACGGTACAGACTgtccacaaacaaaacaagcagggCTACCTCTTTCTCTTTGCTCTCACTTCTCCACAGTGCCTTCATCAGACTTCGGTGTCCAGTTCATCAGATTTCTGATGCTGGTATGTTGCTCTCAGGACAATCTCTGCCTACCCTGGAAAGCCAGGGGCAGTTTGCAGACCCTAGCACAGCCCAGGCTCCTGCAGCAGCAATGGCTTCTTTGCCGCTTGTCCTGTATATACAAATGGGCTTCCCTTGGCACCCCTCTGCTCTACACATCCTTCATGCTGTGCTCTGGGTGGGAATGCCAGCCTCACTGTCAAGGTGTCAGAGGGCTCAGGTCACTGGCCATTCTCCTCAGCCCTTTCAAAATGCACAGTTAAACCCAGGACAATCCTTGTGAGACCATGTTATTCCAGTTACTATCTGTTGTCTTGGGCTGAGGT is a genomic window containing:
- the Hmx1 gene encoding homeobox protein HMX1, whose translation is MPDELTEPGRATPARASSFLIENLLAAEAKGAGRATQGDGVREEEEDDEDPEDEDPEQARQRRLQRRRQLRAGSGEARARALGLGPRPPPGPGPPFALGCGGTTRWYPRAHGGYGGGLSPDTSDRDSPEACEEMGRAETSWPRCPGPGALPREATTQGPAAGGEEAAELAEAPAAAAAAAGEARGGRKKKTRTVFSRSQVFQLESTFDLKRYLSSAERAGLAASLQLTETQVKIWFQNRRNKWKRQLAAELEAASLSPPSAQRLVRVPVLYHESPPAAAGPALPFPLAPPAPAPPPPLLGFSGALAYPLAAFPAAASVPFLRAQMPGLV